TGTCGCACttgtctaatttggtaggcaatcCCGGAAATGTTGAGGGTACAACGGACACTTCTGCACCCGAGTCAAGTTTAGCGAACACTGGAGTGCCGTTAATGATAACTTGAGCATACCGAGAATTGGAGTGCTCCCCATTTACCGCGCCTACGAAATACGCCCCTTTTTCCATATGGAGAGAAGAAAGCTGTACCTCCTTTCGCTCGCCTGCGGCCTTTTTCTGACACACCACTGCAAAATGTCCGGAACAACCGCAGTAGTtgcatttcgcagctcgtgccgggCAGGAGGTCATCGAGTGCTCTCCTTGACCGCAGTTGGGGCATGAACTGGATGTGAGAGGTCGGTAGGACTGGGGTCTAGTGCGTTGACCTTGTGTGACCGGTGCACTGGTCCTTGACGAGGTGCCGGAACACTGTCCGGAAGAATTCTTTCGGAGCTGCCGTTCTTTGTTGGCCGCGTCCAGGTTGCTGGCTGGCGCTGCCGAAGGTTCGTCGCTGGTTTCTCGCAGCTGTTGCTGCTGTCGTTGGACGGTCTCCTTCAAGCGAGCTTTTGCCAAAGCGCTGGCGAGTGTAAGATTTGCGTCCATTTGCAGAGACTCCGAGAGCTTGGCATCACTGAGGCCGACTACAAACCGGTCACGGATCATGCGTTCCTTTTCCTTGTAGTCGCACCGGTCCGCCAGTGTGTGCAACGCGGTGATGAATTGGTCgactgactcgcctggttgttgtaTGCGTCGGTGAAAACATGCGCTCTCGTAAACGAGGTTCCGTGCGGCCACGAAGTGATCGTCGAACTCTTTTCTGACGACTTCATACTGCTTCTGCTGTTGTTCAGATAGTGTGAAGGTCGAAAAGATCTCTCTCGCTTGCCTGCCCATTGTGTAGAGTAGAGTCCGAACTTGCGCTTCTTCACTTCGCTCATTTAAGCCAGAGGCAAAGCGGTAGTCGTCGAATAGTTGGATCCAGGAAGGCCGTTCGGGCGTTCGGTCGAAGTCAAACGCTGGCGGAGCTGGAACCGCGAACATGCCGTGAACTGGCTTGACTTCTTTGTCTTCTGACATGGCGCCACTGACGAAGACTGGTGCAACGCCCCTCGAATATCAgaagaatcccacttctgacaccatgtcgtgTTGCGCCCTAGCGAAAGGCCGTGCGCGTCCGGGCCGGCCGCAGGAGCTGAGAAAGGGACTGAGCCGCTTCCGATGCGCGCGAGATAACGTCCATCTTTTATTCCATGCAatcagcatacatatatagcagacactcatgtgaccaatgacgtcacgtacaaaCGACACTTTACAATTGCGGGCGACAGCGCCAGATAACGCGGACACTTGACGCGCCTGGGCGCTATCACCACAGATAGAATGCCACAACACACAATCCACCGCAGAGCTGACAGAACGACATGTGAACAAACACAGTGAGGTTCAACTACAGGTTTGACTAAGCTACGGCTGGTAACGAACTGGCGGGTGCTAAATTGCAGCAATTGCGGTTTTGAAGGTATGGCAGCTGCGGCACGGTACTGCTGGTCACACCTGCGTTGAGAGTATGGTGAGTTTGAGAATACTAAAACAACCAAAATGGCGGCGTTGACGGTGACTTCGAGTTTATGATTGGTGGTAAAAAGGAAAATTAGATAACAAAGGCTATAAGGGTTCGAAATTTTAaactttttaatacattgactctatCGGGAACTTGACGGTGCCACAGATAAGTATGGTAAATCAGGCATGTCCGGAATTTAGGGCGTGCGAAAATTGGATGTGGACTGTATTCAATGTGTTATAGTGTATGGTTTTCTCATACAAGTCAATAATATCACTTGGAACATGTAAATACCTTTATTATACGCACTGTTCATTACTAACATATACCTGTTACAAGCTTATATTAGCATTAAATATTATATATTTACTTTGTTAGAGTATTCAATTCTTCTTTGCACGCATGTTCATTTTTCACATGCCTCACTTTTAGTAGCGCACTCCTTGAGAATGGTACGAGGCTAAACGCTCAACAGCAGAAATTTTCATTTGTGATCTACTATAAATTAAACAATAGGATCTACTATAAACGAAACAATAGTACATGTTCCAGGCAGGATGAAGCCTTAGATTTAGCCAAAAATTGTTAGCAAAAACACCAATGTATAGGCTGGCTACTTAGGTCTTACTTATTTAACTTTTACTCGCATGGCAACAACTCAAGAACTTGTATTTGTTGGGTAACTTACGGAGAACCGTGAAAATACGTGATAATTGTGTTCCATGATGCATTGATAACACTTTGATTCTACGCACAGGATGATGCCGTACGCGTGCTTGTCGACAGGCAAGCATGTCGGCATGATAGAGGTGGTGCGCAACGCCAAGACGGTCATGAACATTCAGAAGAAAGGGGGCCGCATGGCCGCTTTCCAAGTAGACTCAACGCAACTCCACAAGTGGATCAGGGACAAAAACAAAGGGGATCGGTGAGTGCATGTTGCCAATGCTTCGTGCCCAACCTGCCTTTGTGAGCTCAGCTGTCTCGCAACCGTCTCGCAGCTTGCATCAAGCCTCCAAGGTTTCAACAGCCCCAGTTCAGCCCTTACTGCTGTGTCATTTCATCTGCTGATGCAGCCTGCTAATGTCTAGTGAAAATTAGTGTAGGCACAGCAGCTAAGGTTACACCACTGcaatcatcattattatcattctCATCATTTGGTTAGCCTGTATAACTTTAAACTCACTGCACGTGTCGTTGCACTTCTGCCATCCATGTTTCTGTTGCTTAGCATCTTGCTTAATGATGTCTGACCAACTTGTTCAACAACATGCATTATCAACCTACATGCGCAAGCTGTAGCTTTCAGTAGCATTGGTACCGATGTTGCCATTGACGACTCTCATTTGCTCATCTCTTATATGCACTCGTTACTGTCAATAGGCCTTAAATTCAGTTTTCAACACAACACTAAAGGTCTGGGGAAAAATGGTGTTTTGcatctttttgtgtgtttatctTGGAATAAAAATCCAAATAGGTAGAAGTTCAGGAAATAATGGAGGCTTAAAAAGTTGGATCCTTTTGAACCCGGGGGGTTGCCGGTGCCAGAGTTTCAACATCTGGTCTTGTCATGTTGCTGCACCCTGTGACAAAAACATTTGTCAAAACATTGCCTCACACCTCGTGTTCGAGAATATTCACGTCTAGGCAGTGGCTATTTAAAAATAGTGGCACACCAGAGGAGTGCTAATGGCAGAGCTGCCTCAAGAATAATAGTCAATTCTTTGCTTAGTTTCAACAGCAGCATTTCTGAGGAGTTTGACCTCGTCTCTGAAAGAGAGTTTGAATTCGTCAGTATCAGATTGGTGTGGACAGTGATGCCACGTCAAGCCATCTTCATGTAAAGTTGCATTCGATAGCTTTTTGCTGGAAAGCAGTAATCGAGACAAAAAATGCCCTTTAAGGCCACGCAGACTTCTGACCTTCACGCAAGGCATTGTATATATTTCTTTGAAAAACGTGCCAACAATGTtttctcttgttctttttttctctgctcCGATTCTCAGGTACAAGCAGGCAATCGAGACTTTCACTTTGTCGTGTGCCGGCTACTGTGTGGCCACCTTCATCCTTGGAATTGGGGACAGAAACCCGGACAATATCATGGTCAATGAAGAAGGCCAGGTGACTTAATTGCTCTTCCCCTAAGTTCTCGCCTGTCCTTGTAAAAAGAGAAGGACGATGTTTTCTCCAAAATATGCCTCCACCCTGTTGAATGCGAGTGCTAGTTCATGTACAAGTGGTTGAGCCAATATTTACCCATCAATTAACATATTTCATTAGTATGAGTTATGAATTATGATCTTTCATTAGTATTTTCAGTATGAAAACATCACAGTAAGAGGCTTATGATCATAAGTAAATCTTGCCTCGGCATTGTTGTTTTCTCCATGCAGCGTCCATTTACTTATGTGAGGTGAAAAAAAGCTGCTGTATAATTTTTTGAAACTGACAGAGTaccataataaaaaaaagtgtaaggaatttactctctttttttttaaataattggAATGTGCCAATAGTAAGAAGATGGGAAGTGAAAGTAGACAAAACAATGCATAACAGGTGATAGGCAAACCCCAACTTTCTAA
The sequence above is drawn from the Rhipicephalus microplus isolate Deutch F79 chromosome 3, USDA_Rmic, whole genome shotgun sequence genome and encodes:
- the LOC142802624 gene encoding uncharacterized protein LOC142802624, coding for MSEDKEVKPVHGMFAVPAPPAFDFDRTPERPSWIQLFDDYRFASGLNERSEEAQVRTLLYTMGRQAREIFSTFTLSEQQQKQYEVVRKEFDDHFVAARNLVYESACFHRRIQQPGESVDQFITALHTLADRCDYKEKERMIRDRFVVGLSDAKLSESLQMDANLTLASALAKARLKETVQRQQQQLRETSDEPSAAPASNLDAANKERQLRKNSSGQCSGTSSRTSAPVTQGQRTRPQSYRPLTSSSCPNCGQGEHSMTSCPARAAKCNYCGCSGHFAVVCQKKAAAGITFEDFADADKDLELCVELIEDEIICQGTEDSEDPDTEIEEAAPTQPTSSKLTQALMTPSSVCSDSMTLAGIEADIIAGKRTAVQKKVSDFFGPKC